Within Synechococcus sp. NB0720_010, the genomic segment CAAGCGCTCCTTGATCAAGTCGGCAACAGCACTGGACTCCAGGAGCAGGCCGACGCCCTGCTCTGCCAAGCCAACCCCAGCCGAGACACGGTGAACGAGGCCCAGAAGCTCTACAAAAAAGCGCGGCGTCTGCGGCGCTCCGTGGCCGCCATCACCCCCCGACTGGCCCAGCACCAGCAGCAACTTGAGCAACTGGAGGCAAGCCTGACCTTTCTTGAGCTCATCCAGCTCGAGTGCCAATGGGACCCCGCCAACGGGCTCCTGCAACTGCAGGCCCTCGAAGAGGACAGCGAGAGGCTCTGGCAACGCCAACCCAGCAACCGCAAGGAACGCAGGCGAGCGCAGGAGGATCCCAGCCCCCTATCCGTCACCAGCCCAAGGGGACTGACGATCCAGGTTGGCCGCAATCACCGCCAGAACGAATGGATCAGCCTCCAACAGGCCCGCAAGGGGGATCTCTGGTTCCACGCCCAGGAGTGCCCCGGTAGCCATGTGGTGCTGAAGAGTTCAGTCGCCCCTGCGGAGGACAGCGATCTGCAGGCGGCGGCCAGCCTGGCGGCCCACTTCAGCCGTGCCCGCGGCAATCGCCAGGTGGCGGTGGTCATGACCCCCTGTGAGCAGTTGCAGCGGATCCCGGGGGCGGGTCCAGGAACCGTCAGACACCGCGGTGGTGAAGTCCTCTGGGCCGACCCCGACGCTGCTGAGGCACTACTGCGCGGCAAACCCCTTAGCCTCAGTGGGGAGCAACAGTCATGAGCGATCAACCCCAGGGCCCTGACGGTCGCCCCGCTGGAGTCGCGCCGCCGCCTCCCATCAAGATTCCGGCCGCTGAAGTCCAAGAGGACTTCCCCTCCGAGGTGGAGATGACCCTCGTTGGGCACCTCGAGGAGTTGCGCAGCCGAGTCCTGCGCAGCCTGCTTGCGGTGGTCGTCGGCGCGGCCGCGTGTCTGCTGTTTGTCCGGCCGCTGGTGCGCCTGCTCGAGGTACCCGCCCACGGCATTCACTTCCTGCAGCTGGCACCGGGGGAATTCCTGCTGGTCTCTTTGAAAGTCGCGGGCTACGCCGGTCTCACCCTGGCCCTGCCCTACGTCCTCTACGAAGGCCTGGCCTTCGTCCTACCCGGCCTGACCCGCAGGGAACAAAAGCTCGTGGCTCCAGCGGTCGCGGGGTCCGCGGTGCTCTTTCTGGCGGGCCTGGCCTTTGCCTGGTGGGCGCTGGTTCCAGCCGCCCTGAACTTCCTCGTGAGTTACGGCGCGGATGTCGTTGAGCCGCTGTGGTCGATCGAGCGCTATCTGGACTTCGTGCTGCTGTTGATGGTGGCCACCGCCTTGGCCTTCCAGCTACCCGTGCTGCAGATGCTGCTGGCGGCCCTTGGACTCGTGCGCTCAGAGTCCATGCTCTCGGCCTGGCGTTTTGTGGTGATGGCCTCCGCCCTGGCCGGGGCTGTGCTGACCCCCTCGACGGACCCGATCACGATGCTGCTGCTCAGTGGCGCCATCACGGCGCTCTATCTCGTCGGTGTTGGCTTGGCTCGGGTGGTCCAACGGCCGGCCTAGATCAGAGCAGGAACTCACTCGCACGCCCCTCAGGAAGCTCCAGGGCCAGGTTCATCGCCTTACCCAGGCGGGGTTTGTCATTGGTAGTGGTGAGCCATTGGCGCACCTGTCCCGCCACACCAAGTCCATTGAGGGTGGCCACAAGCTCGTCGAGCTTGGCGGTGTACTGCTCGGCATCCAGGGGAAAGGATTGCTGCTCGAGGTACGCCCACATCACCTGCAAATAAAGGCGACCGCGCCGGGACGTCAGCTGTAGGTCGTAGGAGGCCTGCCAACGGCCCCGCAGGGTCTCAAGGATCTCCGCAGTGGCCAGGGGAGCGGCAGGTGACTCAGTCACAGCAAGGCAAAGCAGGACGCCCTCGCAACAGCATGTTGCAGGCTTCGGCCACCTGCCTGCAGTTCGGGCCCGTTGCGGGAACGACAAGGTCCATAATGGCCCCCACGTCGATGTGGCTGCAGGCCGCCCCGTATGACCCAAATCCCAGCGAGCGCCTCGAGCGGTGATGTCCCCGGAATGGGTCGCCGGCAGTTCATGAACCTGCTGACCTTCGGTTCGGTGACCGGAGTTGCCCTTGGCGCCCTCTACCCGGTGGCCAACTACTTCATCCCCCCGAAGGCCGCGGGCTCCGGCGGTGGTACGGCCGCCAAGGACGAGCTGGGTAACTCCGTCACCGCCAGTGGCTGGCTGAGCGACCACCGCGAGGGTGATCGCAACCTGGTGCAAGGCCTCAAGGGCGACCCCACCTACCTAATCGTCGAAGGCAGTGATGCCATCGGCAGCTACGGCATTAATGCCATCTGCACCCACCTGGGTTGCGTTGTGCCCTGGAACGCAGCGGCCAACAAGTTCATGTGCCCCTGCCACGGCTCGCAGTACGACAACACCGGCAAGGTGGTGCGCGGCCCTGCCCCCCTCTCCCTGGCCCTTGCACACGTCTCGGTCGAGAACGACAACGTGTTCCTGAGCCAGTGGACCGAAACTGATTTCCGCACCGGCGAGAAGCCCTGGTGGGTCTGATCTCCTCCCCAACCGTTTCCCTCTCGCCCCCACGCCCCATGCGTCGCTCCTTCTCCCTGCTGCTGAGTTCGGTTCTGGTTCTCGGCGCACTCTTCTTTGCTCCTCAGGCCAGCTGGGCTTATCCCTTCTGGGCACAGCAGCAATACGACTACCCCCGGGAAGCCACCGGCAAGCTGGCCTGCGCCAACTGCCACCTGGCGAAGAAGCCCACCCACGTGGAACTGCCCCAAGCGGTCTTCCCCGATGAGGTCTTCAAGGTTGAAGTCGAGATCCCTTACGACACCAGCGTTCAGCAGGTGTCTGGCGATGGCTCTCCCACCGGCCTGAACGTGGGTGCTGTCGTGATGCTTCCCGACGGTTTCAAACTCGCTCCCGCTGATCGTCTGACCGACGAACTCAAGGAAGAGACTGAGGGCGTTTACGTCACCACCTGGGACGAAGAGAACCCCAACATCCTGTTGGTCGGTCCCCTGCCCGGCGATGACCACCAGAAGATCGTCTTCCCGATCCTCTCGCCTGACCCCGCTGCCGATAGCAACATCCACTTCGGCAAGTTCCAGCTGCACGTCGGCGGTAACCGCGGCCGCGGTCAGGTGTACCCCACCGGTGAGAAGAGCAACAATGGCGTCTTCAACGCTTCTGCTGCTGGCACCGTTGAAGCAATCAATGCCGGTGACGCCGGTGCCTCCGTTGTCGTCATCAAGACCGCTGACGGCAACAGCGTGAGCGACACCATCCCCGCTGGCCCCACCGTCACCGCCCAAGTGGGCGATGTGGTCGCCGCTGGTGCAGCCCTGACCAATGACCCCAACGTGGGTGGCTTCGGTCAACTGGATGCTGAGGTCGTTCTGCAGAACCCCGTGCGCATCTACGGCTTGCTGGCCTTCTTCGCCGCCGTGGCTCTTGCCCAGATCATGCTTGTTCTGAAGAAGAAGCAGTTCGAGAAGGTGCAGGCCGCCGAAGGCCTTTGATGCCCTTCGCTGTGTTCACCTCTCCTGGCCCCTTGCTGTTTCAGCTGGGGCCATTTTCTTTGCGTTGGTACGGGCTGCTCATCGCGATTGCGGTGCTCTGCGGACTCGCCCTGGCCACGCGCCTGGGCAAAGAGCGGGGCATCGATTCGACGTTGATCGCCGATCTGCTGCCACTGCTGGTCCTGGCGGCCGTCGTTGGTGCCCGGATCTACTACGTCACCTTTGAGTGGCGTCAGTACCGCTTCAACTGGCTGGATGCACTGGCCATCTGGCGCGGCGGCATTGCCATCCATGGAGCCCTGATCGGTGGGACCTTGGCGGTAATCCTCTACAGCCGTTGGCGCAAGATCGCCTTCTGGAATCTGCTGGATGTCCTGCTTCCCTCGGTGGCACTGGGCCAGGCCATCGGGCGCTGGGGGAACTTTTTTAATTCCGAGGCCTTCGGTCTTCCCACGGACCTTCCCTGGAAGCTGACCATCCCGTTTTCGAACCGACCGGTTGAATTTCTCGATCAATCGACCTTTCACCCGACCTTTCTCTACGAGTCGATCTGGAACCTGGGCGTCCTACTGCTGCTGCTCTGGATGTTTCGGCGGGGAATGGAAGGGCGGATCGCACTGCCTGCTGGCGCCCTGAGCTGCGTCTATCTGATGAGTTACAGCTGCGGTCGCCTTTGGATTGAAGGACTGCGGATTGATCCGCTTTGCCTGATGGGGACACCGCCCTACTGCGCCGGTGGACTGCGCATGGCCCAGCTGATCAGCCTGGTCTTGATCGCGCTGGGTGGCTTGGGCCTCTACTGGCTCTATGGCCGCAAACGCCCCCTACCCGACCCCAGCGGAGTGAAGCCATGAGCACGACCACGGGAAAGGTCTGGATTGTTGGAGCGGGCCCAGGCGCTCCCGATCTGCTGACCCTGCGGGCAGCCAGAACGATTGAACAAGCGGAGGTCCTGATCTGGACCGATTCACTGGTCAATCCTCAGCTGGCGGCAATGGCGCCTCAGGACTGCGAGCGGATCCGAACCAGCACCCTGACCTTGGAGGAGGTGATGCTGCTGATGCTCGACCGCGTCAAGCAGGGCAAGCGCGTGGTGCGCCTGCATGACGGAGACACTTGCCTCTACAGCGCCCTCAACGAACAGCTCTGTCGCTTGCTCGATGCCGATGTTGCCGTGGAGGTCGTCCCCGGACTCAGTGCTTATCAGGCCACTGCCGCCCGCCTGAACAGCGAGCTCACCATTCCCGGACTGGTGCAGACGATTGTGCTTGGACGGGCAGGGGGGCGAACCGGCGTGCCAGAGAGCGAGTCCCTGGAGCGTCTGGCATCGCTCAAGGCCTCCCTCTGCCTGTACCTCAGTGCTCGTCACGTCGAGGAGGTGCAGCGTGAACTGCTGCTGCACTATCCAGCGGACACCCCTGTGGCCATTGGCTATCGCGTCAGCTGGCCCGATGAGTGGATCAGCGTTGTCCCCCTGAAGGACATCGATCGGGTCAGCCGCGAGCGCGAGCTGATCCGCACGACCCTCTACGTGGTGAGCCCCGCCCTCGCGGCCCCTGGGGGCCCCCGCTCCAAGCTCTATTCAGCGAGCCACAACCACCTCTTCCGCGGCGGCGCTGAATAAGCCCACCGCGCGGGCCATGATCTAAGCTCTGTCTGCGCGAGCGACGAGCGCACGCGGGCGATTAGCACAGCGGTAGCGCACTTCCTTCACACGGAAGGGGTCACTGGTTCGAATCCAGTATCGCCCACTTGTTTGAACCCCTTGGCCGGGCGCAACAGACTGCGCCCGGCTTTTTTGTGTTTCGGGGCACATGGCCATAAGCCGGGCTGATCACTTCCATCACAAGCCGGCATCGGAAGCGGGCACGGCGAGCGTGAGCAACGCTTAAAGTTTCGTTGCTGGATATGTCCAGCTCTTCATAAACCGCCAGGCGTTCGCGCACGGCACTTCTTTCCCGTACTCATGACGACCACCCTCCAGCAGCGCCAAGGCGCTTCTGCGTGGAACCAGTTCTGCGAGTGGGTCACCAGCACCGACAACCGCCTCTATGTGGGTTGGTTCGGCGTTCTGATGATTCCCTGCCTGCTGGCCGCCACCATCTGCTTCATCGTTGCGTTCATCGCAGCACCCCCCGTCGACATCGACGGCATCCGTGAGCCTGTTGCTGGCTCCCTGATCTACGGAAACAACATCATCTCTGGTGCTGTTATCCCCTCCAGCAACGCCATCGGCCTGCACTTCTATCCCATCTGGGAAGCCGCCAGCCTCGACGAGTGGCTGTACAACGGTGGTCCTTTCCAGCTGGTTGTTTTCCACTTCCTCATCGGCATCTACGCCTACATGGGTCGTGAGTGGGAACTCTCCTACCGCCTCGGCATGCGCCCCTGGATCTGCGTTGCTTACAGCGCACCCGTGGCTGCTGCTTCCGCTGTGTTCCTGGTGTATCCCTTCGGTCAGGGCTCCTTCTCGGACGCCATGCCCCTCGGCATCTCCGGCACCTTCAACTACATGCTGGTGTTCCAGGCTGAGCACAACATCCTGATGCACCCCTTCCACATGCTTGGTGTGGCTGGTGTCTTCGGTGGTTCCCTGTTCTCCGCCATGCACGGCTCCCTGGTGACCTCCTCCCTGGTGCGTGAAACCACCGAGAGCGAGTCCCAGAACTACGGCTACAAGTTCGGCCAAGAGGAAGAGACCTACAACATCGTGGCTGCCCACGGTTACTTCGGTCGCCTGATCTTCCAATACGCCTCCTTCAACAACAGCCGCAGCCTTCACTTCTTCCTGGCTGCCTGGCCCGTCGTTGGCATCTGGTTCACCGCCCTGGGCGTCAGCACCATGGCCTTCAACCTGAATGGCTTCAACTTCAACCAGTCGATCCTGGATTCCCAGGGTCGTGTGCTGAACACCTGGGCTGACGTGCTGAACCGCGCCAACCTCGGTATGGAAGTGATGCACGAGCGCAACGCTCACAACTTCCCCCTCGACCTGGCTGCTGCTGAGTCCACCCCCGTGGCTCTGACCGCACCTGCCATCGGCTGAGGTTGATCCTCAAACCAAAAGGTTCAATCTCGGTTGAACCAGAAGCCCCCGCGAAAGCGGGGGCTTTTTGTTGTGGGAGCTAACTCACCTGCAAGGTGAGGCCCAGCGATTCTTCGACATAGCTCTCGCAGGACCGCAGACTCCAGCGCTCCAGGTTGAGATCCACCTCAGCCGTCAGCGGCAACAACTGGATCGCAATGCCGTTCTCAGCGTTGGCCTGCAGAACACAATCGGCAATCACCTTCTGGGGACGGCGATCCATCGCCACCGCCAGACGCAGCAGCAAGGCCATCGCTGAGACCGTGCGGCGTTGCTCCCGCCCTTCTATGAGTTGCCAGGACTCATGGCGTTTTTTCGGCAGGGAGCGGCGGTGGTAACGGGCAATCGCCGCCACCATGAGCTGCTCGCTATCGGAATAGCCCAGGAGGTCACCGTGGCGAATCAGATACCAGGTGTGTTTGTGATACGCAC encodes:
- the tatC gene encoding twin-arginine translocase subunit TatC, translated to MSDQPQGPDGRPAGVAPPPPIKIPAAEVQEDFPSEVEMTLVGHLEELRSRVLRSLLAVVVGAAACLLFVRPLVRLLEVPAHGIHFLQLAPGEFLLVSLKVAGYAGLTLALPYVLYEGLAFVLPGLTRREQKLVAPAVAGSAVLFLAGLAFAWWALVPAALNFLVSYGADVVEPLWSIERYLDFVLLLMVATALAFQLPVLQMLLAALGLVRSESMLSAWRFVVMASALAGAVLTPSTDPITMLLLSGAITALYLVGVGLARVVQRPA
- a CDS encoding DUF3067 family protein, with the translated sequence MTESPAAPLATAEILETLRGRWQASYDLQLTSRRGRLYLQVMWAYLEQQSFPLDAEQYTAKLDELVATLNGLGVAGQVRQWLTTTNDKPRLGKAMNLALELPEGRASEFLL
- the petC gene encoding cytochrome b6-f complex iron-sulfur subunit codes for the protein MTQIPASASSGDVPGMGRRQFMNLLTFGSVTGVALGALYPVANYFIPPKAAGSGGGTAAKDELGNSVTASGWLSDHREGDRNLVQGLKGDPTYLIVEGSDAIGSYGINAICTHLGCVVPWNAAANKFMCPCHGSQYDNTGKVVRGPAPLSLALAHVSVENDNVFLSQWTETDFRTGEKPWWV
- the petA gene encoding cytochrome f, whose product is MRRSFSLLLSSVLVLGALFFAPQASWAYPFWAQQQYDYPREATGKLACANCHLAKKPTHVELPQAVFPDEVFKVEVEIPYDTSVQQVSGDGSPTGLNVGAVVMLPDGFKLAPADRLTDELKEETEGVYVTTWDEENPNILLVGPLPGDDHQKIVFPILSPDPAADSNIHFGKFQLHVGGNRGRGQVYPTGEKSNNGVFNASAAGTVEAINAGDAGASVVVIKTADGNSVSDTIPAGPTVTAQVGDVVAAGAALTNDPNVGGFGQLDAEVVLQNPVRIYGLLAFFAAVALAQIMLVLKKKQFEKVQAAEGL
- the lgt gene encoding prolipoprotein diacylglyceryl transferase, with the protein product MFTSPGPLLFQLGPFSLRWYGLLIAIAVLCGLALATRLGKERGIDSTLIADLLPLLVLAAVVGARIYYVTFEWRQYRFNWLDALAIWRGGIAIHGALIGGTLAVILYSRWRKIAFWNLLDVLLPSVALGQAIGRWGNFFNSEAFGLPTDLPWKLTIPFSNRPVEFLDQSTFHPTFLYESIWNLGVLLLLLWMFRRGMEGRIALPAGALSCVYLMSYSCGRLWIEGLRIDPLCLMGTPPYCAGGLRMAQLISLVLIALGGLGLYWLYGRKRPLPDPSGVKP
- the cobM gene encoding precorrin-4 C(11)-methyltransferase, with amino-acid sequence MSTTTGKVWIVGAGPGAPDLLTLRAARTIEQAEVLIWTDSLVNPQLAAMAPQDCERIRTSTLTLEEVMLLMLDRVKQGKRVVRLHDGDTCLYSALNEQLCRLLDADVAVEVVPGLSAYQATAARLNSELTIPGLVQTIVLGRAGGRTGVPESESLERLASLKASLCLYLSARHVEEVQRELLLHYPADTPVAIGYRVSWPDEWISVVPLKDIDRVSRERELIRTTLYVVSPALAAPGGPRSKLYSASHNHLFRGGAE
- the psbA gene encoding photosystem II q(b) protein, giving the protein MTTTLQQRQGASAWNQFCEWVTSTDNRLYVGWFGVLMIPCLLAATICFIVAFIAAPPVDIDGIREPVAGSLIYGNNIISGAVIPSSNAIGLHFYPIWEAASLDEWLYNGGPFQLVVFHFLIGIYAYMGREWELSYRLGMRPWICVAYSAPVAAASAVFLVYPFGQGSFSDAMPLGISGTFNYMLVFQAEHNILMHPFHMLGVAGVFGGSLFSAMHGSLVTSSLVRETTESESQNYGYKFGQEEETYNIVAAHGYFGRLIFQYASFNNSRSLHFFLAAWPVVGIWFTALGVSTMAFNLNGFNFNQSILDSQGRVLNTWADVLNRANLGMEVMHERNAHNFPLDLAAAESTPVALTAPAIG